In Topomyia yanbarensis strain Yona2022 chromosome 2, ASM3024719v1, whole genome shotgun sequence, one DNA window encodes the following:
- the LOC131680987 gene encoding zinc finger protein 99-like, whose product MQVCRVCLSQEDQPYHSLFSVREDRTIAKTIMFCTGVKIKRRDGLSQLVCGTCADDFLKFFKLRKQCLDTDAFLRKSLLLETSETTSQDEPFNDKEIVYANSVQPESIIVIEEIQRLETEHETKPTVISNEWVIEEVEILKEEFEDMERLDDPDYDEPDSKIDSQIEKDTKPTLRLRKQRNSYKIPRKRKKVAAFDIELETSSKFVCCSCPSEMFESQQALDTHRMDHHEKYRIADNVIRPYECDVCFQRFLTEKHLQQHKTRPYKKREYVCTSCGNAFFASSTLKKHEEICAVTDRNYACDECGKRFTQVGSLRNHLKLHNSEKTHSCPICGKTFLKKFEVPIHMVTHTEEQPFPCDQCPARFKRKQALRNHQRHHSNPTPYKCDLCDEWFNNFSARKFHRQKVHEGIEPFKCDQCGASYGRKNRLDQHVKRAHAEDTKAVMNN is encoded by the exons ATGCAAGTATGTCGTGTGTGTTTATCTCAAGAGGACCAGCCGTACCATTCGTTGTTTTCTGTTCGGGAAGATCGTACGATTGCTAAGACGATAATGTTCTGCACTGGCGTGAAG ATCAAGCGAAGGGATGGCCTATCCCAGCTGGTGTGTGGTACTTGCGCAGATGATTTTCTCAAATTCTTTAAACTGCGTAAACAGTGCCTGGATACGGATGCTTTTCTAAGGAAGAGTCTTCTTTTAGAAACTTCAGAGACTACATCACAAGATGAGCCATTCAATGACAAAGAAATTGTCTATGCGAACTCGGTGCAACCAGAATCTATAATTGTAATTGAAGAAATTCAGCGTTTGGAAACAGAGCACGAAACAAAACCAACCGTAATCTCGAATGAATGGGTCATTGAAGAGgttgaaattttgaaagaagaGTTCGAGGATATGGAAAGGTTAGATGACCCGGATTACGATGAACCAGATTCTAAAATTGATTCTCAAATTGAAAAAGATACAAAACCCACTCTTCGGTTACGGAAGCAAAGAAATTCGTATAAGATTCCTCGAAAACGGAAAAAAGTTGCGGCTTTCGATATTGAACTTGAAACTTCATCAAAATTTGTCTGCTGCAGCTGTCCGTCGGAGATGTTTGAAAGTCAGCAAGCTTTGGACACGCATCGGATGGATCATCACGAGAAGTATCGCATAGCAGATAATGTTATACGGCCTTACGAGTGTGACGTTTGCTTCCAACGTTTTCTAACGGAAAAACACCTTCAGCAGCACAAAACACGACCCTACAAGAAACGTGAATACGTCTGCACTTCGTGTGGAAACGCATTTTTCGCAAGTAGTACCCTCAAAAAGCACGAAGAAATTTGCGCTGTCACCGATCGAAATTATGCCTGCGACGAATGTGGCAAACGGTTCACCCAGGTCGGTTCCTTGCGGAACCATCTGAAGCTTCACAATTCGGAAAAAACTCATTCCTGTCCGATCTGTGGGAAAACGTTTCTGAAAAAGTTCGAAGTTCCGATCCATATGGTTACACACACGGAGGAACAACCGTTCCCGTGCGATCAGTGCCCGGCACGGTTCAAGCGAAAGCAAGCCCTGAGAAACCACCAGCGGCACCACAGCAATCCGACCCCCTACAAGTGTGACCTATGCGACGAGTGGTTCAACAATTTCAGCGCAAGGAAATTTCACCGGCAGAAGGTGCACGAGGGTATCGAACCGTTCAAGTGTGACCAATGCGGGGCAAGCTATGGGCGCAAAAATCGACTCGATCAGCACGTCAAGCGTGCTCATGCGGAAGATACGAAAGCGGTGATGAATAATTGA
- the LOC131685415 gene encoding squamous cell carcinoma antigen recognized by T-cells 3, whose amino-acid sequence MSDTEMKTVDESKDDPMDAAGVDSEVDQEEEEGGTSSKVDGSSSSDTSDSDDDDDDEAAQIKQYLELLGMIQADKYNYDNYVKLLEIAHQITDLDKIRQSAEIFASVYPLSPEIWLRWLEIEQGVASSSEQLQEVDKLFRRALGDYFSVEVAEQYALLAVRAGRELSEPIWDALIPTYGLHVTKGRAIWEIYREDFLEKSEESPDQLNQLARIYERELKIPLKNMENSYIEYKLLCEKHKEVLKDLNPEKFERRYKQAKELLQRMLPFEEKLTALEPHCHQERAELYRQYIKECRSQLGDDELQVLYERSVTDCCLDPTVWCDYLRYLDKYPPDLEENPASPVFSQTAADVVNRALRNCPWSAELYVEKMRIVEREKRPKEDVLKIMEEVATVEFQAPEPAVKVWLEYLTYLRRHANFEEEKERDILRSNFELAWNQLGRTWGEMADPECKILQFWGRLEYGQLGDPIKGRDLWQNVMDSSDNCTRAGLWIEFAGLESMRGFDAVRKVYKKAIGSVALNDPETLAAAWMRFERCNGSLEQLTACQEICTATVQAYYRTLNQQRTPKGRRSDPKKDLEPKEPNKKKPLKRTIDESNSSENKDDHFKKPTVPIGPLPRKKSDSSIEENTKRIRLEEPVVSKEKDTANDSRRLFFSNLSFDATEDQIRANFPELQFKSIELVQGSSGKSRGFGYVEFEDEQDVQKALSFDRRPLDGRPVFISSLARDKSNRPHKFKYSERFEPNKLFIKGLPFEAGNEDVRKLFEPYGKLRDVRVVYYRSGKSKGLAYVEYESEAAAKNAVLNMDQYEMNGFTLTVALSAPPPRGNPTEGSGSEPPVAGSSLGGGKRHVVKGDVKQKLSTMIPTALLRKATPTNPQAGTSSNGNKPKSNEDFRKLLLK is encoded by the exons ATGTCCGATACAGAGATGAAGACTGTAGATGAATCGAAG GACGACCCAATGGACGCTGCCGGCGTAGATAGTGAGGTGGACCAGGAAGAGGAGGAAGGCGGTACATCCTCAAAAGTTGATGGTTCCTCATCTAGTGACACCTCAGATagcgatgacgacgacgacgatgaagcAGCTCAGATAAAGCAATACCTGGAGCTGCTTGGAATGATCCAGGCGGACAAGTACAACTACGACAATTACGTGAAACTGCTGGAGATTGCGCA tCAAATAACCGACCTGGACAAGATTCGCCAGAGCGCCGAAATCTTCGCTTCCGTGTATCCGCTGTCCCCGGAGATTTGGTTGCGCTGGTTGGAAATCGAGCAGGGAGTTGCTTCCTCGTCGGAACAACTGCAAGAAGTGGACAAATTGTTCCGCCGGGCTCTGGGGGATTACTTTTCCGTCGAGGTTGCAGAACAGTATGCATTGTTGGCCGTGCGAGCCGGTCGTGAGCTCTCGGAACCGATTTGGGACGCGTTGATACCCACGTACGGACTACACGTGACCAAGGGTCGGGCAATCTGGGAAATCTATCGGGAGGATTTTCTGGAGAAGTCGGAAGA ATCACCAGATCAGTTGAATCAGCTGGCGCGCATCTATGAGCGGGAACTGAAGATTCCGCTTAAAAATATGGAGAACTCATACATTGAGTATAAGTTGCTGTGTGAGAAACATAAAGAAGTACTGAAGGATCTGAATCCGGAAAAGTTTGAACGGCGCTACAAACAGGCGAAGGAACTTTTGCAGCGAATGCTTCCTTTTGAAGAGAAACTGACTGCGCTAGAGCCGCACTGTCACCAGGAAAGAGCAGAGCTTTACCGGCAGTACATCAAGGAGTGTCGGTCTCAGTTGGGGGACGATGAATTGCAGGTTCTGTACGAAAGATCCGTAACCGATTGCTGCTTGGATCCGACAGTGTGGTGTGACTACCTGCGATACTTGGACAAGTATCCACCGGACTTGGAAGAGAATCCAGCTTCGCCAGTATTCAGCCAGACAGCGGCTGATGTGGTGAACCGGGCACTGCGTAACTGCCCCTGGAGTGCTGAGTTGTACGTGGAAAAGATGCGAATTGTTGAACGTGAGAAACGTCCCAAAGAGGACGTGTTGAAGATTATGGAGGAGGTTGCCACTGTGGAATTTCAGGCTCCGGAGCCGGCTGTGAAGGTTTGGCTTGAGTACTTAACATATCTGAGAAGGCATGCTAATTTTGAGGAAGAGAAAGAACGAGATATTTTGCGTTCAAACTTTGAACTCGCTTGGAATCAGCTTGGCAGAACCTGGGGCGAGATGGCCGATCCGGAATGTAAAATATTGCAGTTTTGGGGTCGGTTGGAGTACGGACAGCTGGGTGATCCGATAAAGGGGCGTGACCTTTGGCAGAATGTTATGGACAGCTCGGACAATTGCACCCGCGCAGGTCTTTGGATCGAATTTGCCGGATTGGAATCGATGCGAGGATTTGATGCGGTTCGAAAGGTATATAAAAAGGCGATCGGTTCCGTTGCACTCAATGATCCGGAAACGCTGGCGGCGGCTTGGATGCGTTTCGAACGATGTAATGGCTCACTGGAGCAGTTGACCGCATGTCAAGAGATTTGCACAGCCACGGTGCAGGCTTACTACAGGACATTGAACCAGCAGCGAACCCCGAAGGGACGTCGTTCGGATCCGAAAAAAGACCTAGAGCCAAAGGAACCGAACAAAAAGAAACCTCTTAAGAGAACAATCGACGAGAGTAATTCGAGCGAAAACAAAGACGATCACTTTAAAAAACCAACTGTTCCGATAGGGCCATTGCCTCGCAAAAAATCAGATTCCTCGATTGAGGAAAATACCAAACGGATTCGTTTGGAGGAACCAGTAGTGAGCAAAGAAAAGGACACTGCCAACGACAGCAGGCGATTGTTTTTCAGTAATCTCAGTTTTGATGCCACGGAGGATCAGATTCGGGCCAACTTTCCGGAGTTGCAGTTTAAATCGATAGAACTAGTGCAGGGTTCTAGTGGCAAGAGTCGTGGCTTCGGTTATGTTGAATTCGAAGACGAACAGGACGTTCAAAAGGCTCTTAGCTTCGATCGGCGCCCACTCGATGGCCGTCCTGTATTCATTTCATCGTTGGCCCGGGATAAATCGAATCGTCCGCATAAATTCAAGTATTCGGAAAGATTCGAACCCAACAAACTATTCATCAAGGGACTTCCGTTCGAGGCCGGAAATGAAGACGTTCGCAAGCTGTTCGAACCGTACGGCAAGCTCCGCGATGTACGAGTTGTGTACTATCGCAGTGGCAAATCGAAAGGATTAGCTTATGTGGAGTATGAAAGTGAGGCGGCCGCCAAAAATGCCGTCCTCAATATGGATCAGTATGAAATGAACGGATTCACGCTGA